A region of Paraburkholderia sp. BL23I1N1 DNA encodes the following proteins:
- the mobA gene encoding molybdenum cofactor guanylyltransferase MobA: protein MNPAREHITGLVLAGGRGMRMGGVDKGLQTLHGEPLASHVLKRLALQTGALLISANRHPDVYGALGAPFGAKVLADTLPGFPGPLAGLLAGLRAAGTAYVLSAPCDTPGLPADLALGLAQALDSNQADIATVTTTDAEGHVSLHPVFALLHTSLADDLAAFLEAGERKVRAWYARHKTVEVAFADERAFYNINSLQELADLERC from the coding sequence ATGAACCCGGCACGCGAACACATCACCGGTCTGGTCCTCGCGGGCGGACGCGGCATGCGCATGGGCGGTGTTGACAAGGGACTGCAAACGCTGCACGGCGAGCCGCTTGCCTCCCACGTGCTGAAGCGGCTTGCGCTGCAAACCGGCGCCCTGCTGATCAGCGCCAATCGTCACCCTGACGTCTACGGCGCACTCGGCGCGCCGTTCGGCGCCAAGGTGCTTGCCGATACCCTGCCCGGTTTTCCCGGACCGCTGGCGGGTCTGCTCGCCGGGCTGCGTGCAGCCGGTACTGCTTACGTGCTAAGCGCGCCCTGCGATACGCCCGGACTGCCGGCCGATCTCGCCCTGGGCCTCGCGCAGGCACTCGACTCGAATCAGGCCGATATCGCCACCGTCACGACCACCGACGCCGAAGGCCACGTGTCGCTCCATCCCGTGTTCGCGTTGCTGCACACGAGTCTCGCAGACGACCTGGCGGCCTTTCTGGAAGCCGGGGAGCGCAAGGTCCGCGCGTGGTACGCGCGCCACAAGACGGTCGAAGTCGCCTTTGCCGACGAGCGCGCGTTTTACAATATCAATTCGTTACAAGAACTCGCCGACCTCGAGCGTTGCTGA